One window of Bactrocera tryoni isolate S06 chromosome 2, CSIRO_BtryS06_freeze2, whole genome shotgun sequence genomic DNA carries:
- the LOC120768163 gene encoding protein mothers against dpp isoform X1, with the protein MYYHPVNSYPGYPMNPTNGMDTEDVESTSSSAMSRLGTLFSFTSPAVKKLLGWKQGDEEEKWAEKAVDSLVKKLKKRKGAIEELERALSCPGQPSKCVTIPRSLDGRLQVSHRKGLPHVIYCRVWRWPDLQSHHELKPLDICQYPFSAKQKEVCINPYHYKRVESPVLPPVLVPRHSEFAPGFSMLHLNQSMSEPPIPPNMNYSNNGFNNMSPNSPPLTSAGSPSTVNSNPNSPYGSLAGTPPPAYSPSEDGNSNNPNDGTQLIDTQMGDVAQVSYSEPAFWASIAYYELNCRVGEVFHCNNNSVIVDGFTNPSNNSDRCCLGQLSNVNRNSTIENTRRHIGKGVHLYYVAGEVYAECLSDSAIFVQSRNCNYHHGFHPSTVCKIPPGCSLKIFNNQEFAQLLSQSVNNGFEAVYELTKMCTIRMSFVKGWGAEYHRQDVTSTPCWIEIHLHGPLQWLDKVLTQMGSPHNAISSVS; encoded by the exons ATGT ATTACCATCCCGTAAACAGTTATCCCGGCTATCCGATGAATCCGACAAACGGCATGGATACAGAAGATGTCGAGTCCACTTCCAGCAGCGCCATGTCCCGACTTGGCACACTCTTCTCATTCACATCGCCGGCAGTGAAGAAACTGTTGGGCTGGAAACAAGGCGACGAAGAAGAGAAATGGGCCGAAAAAGCGGTGGACAGTTTggtgaaaaagttgaaaaaacgTAAGGGTGCTATTGAGGAGCTCGAACGTGCTCTATCCTGCCCTGGCCAGCCTTCGAAATGTGTTACAATCCCACGTTCTTTAGATGGTCGCTTACAG GTCTCTCATCGGAAAGGACTTCCACATGTTATCTATTGTCGCGTTTGGCGATGGCCAGATTTGCAATCACACCACGAACTAAAACCACTTGATATTTGCCAGTACCCATTCAGCGCCAAGCAAAAAGAAGTTTGCATCAATCCTTATCACTATAAACGAGTTGAAAGTCCTGTACTGCCGCCGGTGTTGGTGCCACGCCATTCAGAGTTTGCGCCCGGTTTCTCAATGCTACATTTAAATCAGTCAATGTCTGAACCGCCAATTCCACCCAATATGAATTACTCTAATAATGGCTTCAACAATATGAGCCCCAACAGTCCGCCTTTAACATCAGCCGGTAGCCCTAGTACGGTCAACTCCAATCCTAACTCACCATATGGTAGTTTGGCAGGCACCCCACCGCCGGCATACAGCCCCTCGGAGGACGGCAATTCGAACAATCCTAATGATGGCACACAACTGATCGATACACAGATGGGCGACGTGGCCCAGGTGAGCTACTCAGAGCCAGCATTTTGGGCTTCAATTGCTTATTACGAGCTCAATTGCCGTGTGGGTGAAGTATTCCACTGCAACAATAATTCAGTCATCGTCGACGGTTTCACAAATCCATCGAATAATTCAGATCGCTGCTGTCTAGGACAGTTAAGTAATGTAAATCGTAACAGTACCATAGAAAATACACGCCGTCACATAG GAAAAGGCGTTCACCTCTATTACGTTGCTGGAGAAGTATATGCCGAATGTCTATCCGACTCGGCAATATTTGTACAATCTCGAAACTGCAATTATCACCATGGCTTCCATCCGAGTACTGTGTGCAAGATACCACCTGGCtgttctttgaaaattttcaacaatcaGGAGTTTGCTCAACTTTTATCGCAATCCGTTAACAACGGTTTTGAAGCAGTTTATGAATTGACAAAGATGTGCACAATCCGAATGAGTTTCGTAAAAGGATGGGGAGCTGAATATCACAGACAGGATGTAACATCCACTCCTTGTTGGATAGAGATACATCTGCATGGACCATTGCAATGGCTTGACAAAGTATTGACACAAATGGGCTCGCCACACAACGCCATCAGTTCCGTATCATAA
- the LOC120768286 gene encoding NADH dehydrogenase [ubiquinone] 1 subunit C2 — protein MSNVIDPIKLLTDKGERQPAFMNSIFNPVVCSVLGFGCAIFLNFGLRKPPFSGIQNHVAFAAIGGGLGLYFDNKRNEHLAKRDAVLRHYIELHPDDFPVKERKKYADVLEAWVPIR, from the exons ATGTCGAACGTGATTGATCCTATAAAACTCCTCACGGATAAAGGCGAACGCCAACCAGCGTTCATGAACAGTATCTTCAATCCAGTAGTGTGTTCGGTACTTGGATTTGGTTGTGCCATTTTTTTGAACTTCGGTTTGAGAAAACCACCATTCTCGG gaATTCAGAATCATGTAGCCTTCGCGGCTATAGGTGGCGGTCTGGGCCTGTACTTTGACAATAAGAGGAACGAGCATCTTGCCAAACGCGATGCTGTACTGAGGCATTACATTGAATTGCACCCAGACGATTTTCCAGTAAAGG AGCGCAAGAAGTACGCTGACGTTTTGGAAGCATGGGTACCTATCAGATAA
- the LOC120768163 gene encoding protein mothers against dpp isoform X2, giving the protein MNPTNGMDTEDVESTSSSAMSRLGTLFSFTSPAVKKLLGWKQGDEEEKWAEKAVDSLVKKLKKRKGAIEELERALSCPGQPSKCVTIPRSLDGRLQVSHRKGLPHVIYCRVWRWPDLQSHHELKPLDICQYPFSAKQKEVCINPYHYKRVESPVLPPVLVPRHSEFAPGFSMLHLNQSMSEPPIPPNMNYSNNGFNNMSPNSPPLTSAGSPSTVNSNPNSPYGSLAGTPPPAYSPSEDGNSNNPNDGTQLIDTQMGDVAQVSYSEPAFWASIAYYELNCRVGEVFHCNNNSVIVDGFTNPSNNSDRCCLGQLSNVNRNSTIENTRRHIGKGVHLYYVAGEVYAECLSDSAIFVQSRNCNYHHGFHPSTVCKIPPGCSLKIFNNQEFAQLLSQSVNNGFEAVYELTKMCTIRMSFVKGWGAEYHRQDVTSTPCWIEIHLHGPLQWLDKVLTQMGSPHNAISSVS; this is encoded by the exons ATGAATCCGACAAACGGCATGGATACAGAAGATGTCGAGTCCACTTCCAGCAGCGCCATGTCCCGACTTGGCACACTCTTCTCATTCACATCGCCGGCAGTGAAGAAACTGTTGGGCTGGAAACAAGGCGACGAAGAAGAGAAATGGGCCGAAAAAGCGGTGGACAGTTTggtgaaaaagttgaaaaaacgTAAGGGTGCTATTGAGGAGCTCGAACGTGCTCTATCCTGCCCTGGCCAGCCTTCGAAATGTGTTACAATCCCACGTTCTTTAGATGGTCGCTTACAG GTCTCTCATCGGAAAGGACTTCCACATGTTATCTATTGTCGCGTTTGGCGATGGCCAGATTTGCAATCACACCACGAACTAAAACCACTTGATATTTGCCAGTACCCATTCAGCGCCAAGCAAAAAGAAGTTTGCATCAATCCTTATCACTATAAACGAGTTGAAAGTCCTGTACTGCCGCCGGTGTTGGTGCCACGCCATTCAGAGTTTGCGCCCGGTTTCTCAATGCTACATTTAAATCAGTCAATGTCTGAACCGCCAATTCCACCCAATATGAATTACTCTAATAATGGCTTCAACAATATGAGCCCCAACAGTCCGCCTTTAACATCAGCCGGTAGCCCTAGTACGGTCAACTCCAATCCTAACTCACCATATGGTAGTTTGGCAGGCACCCCACCGCCGGCATACAGCCCCTCGGAGGACGGCAATTCGAACAATCCTAATGATGGCACACAACTGATCGATACACAGATGGGCGACGTGGCCCAGGTGAGCTACTCAGAGCCAGCATTTTGGGCTTCAATTGCTTATTACGAGCTCAATTGCCGTGTGGGTGAAGTATTCCACTGCAACAATAATTCAGTCATCGTCGACGGTTTCACAAATCCATCGAATAATTCAGATCGCTGCTGTCTAGGACAGTTAAGTAATGTAAATCGTAACAGTACCATAGAAAATACACGCCGTCACATAG GAAAAGGCGTTCACCTCTATTACGTTGCTGGAGAAGTATATGCCGAATGTCTATCCGACTCGGCAATATTTGTACAATCTCGAAACTGCAATTATCACCATGGCTTCCATCCGAGTACTGTGTGCAAGATACCACCTGGCtgttctttgaaaattttcaacaatcaGGAGTTTGCTCAACTTTTATCGCAATCCGTTAACAACGGTTTTGAAGCAGTTTATGAATTGACAAAGATGTGCACAATCCGAATGAGTTTCGTAAAAGGATGGGGAGCTGAATATCACAGACAGGATGTAACATCCACTCCTTGTTGGATAGAGATACATCTGCATGGACCATTGCAATGGCTTGACAAAGTATTGACACAAATGGGCTCGCCACACAACGCCATCAGTTCCGTATCATAA